A window of Miscanthus floridulus cultivar M001 chromosome 12, ASM1932011v1, whole genome shotgun sequence genomic DNA:
agttctcgggtacgttcgaccggtcccgagggctctttgcctttCTTTAGCGAAAACCCATGGATCGTACCCGGCCGAGACTCGATCGTGGGCCGggatgcccgtggcgctcgtgcgcctgggtactggccgcttgcgggcccatcccttaCTCTAAGGGTGCccggagcggttgtcgaacccgtcgatgggccaaccttcgaactcctaggcctagggtATAGATGGCAAcgggaattccccgtcggggaACGGCTCTCCATCCCCGTCCCTGCGGGGACAAACTTTCCCCGTCCCCGTCACTGTCACAACTGTCGGGGCTCGAGTTtctcccatccccgtccccgagcGGGGAATTCATCCCCgcggggatccccgtccccgttTCAACCGACACAGCCAAGAAGAATACAACCATATAAAAGAGCAAGAACAAATTGAACACCAGGGATCCCCGTCCCCGTTTCAACTGACACAGCCAAGAAGAATACAACCATATAAAAGTGCAGGATAAGAACAAATTAACACCATGAAATTCCAATAAAAATAAGGAGGCACCATTGCACAAGCACACAATGCATTGGACATACATCATTACACTCAGAGAGCATCTAGTAGCACACAGATCTGGAGGGCGGGAGCAAAAGCAGGCTCCAATGCACAAGCACACTGTACATAGATGGATCTAGTAGTACTCTGATTCTACACAGAAGAAGCAGGAGCAGGCTCCAACGGATTTGAGCCGCACCTCCACAGACCACGTCCTATCCCTTTTGCTTGCTCGGTCGTTTCTTGCTGGATTTGAGATGCCGGTGTTCTCTCCTTGGAACGCAGCACAGTATGCAACGGGCGCTCGGCGTATGCCCGTATGGAGATGCAGGTGGCCAGGTGGGGTGCCTTGTGCAGACTGCTGAAAGTGGAAGATGAGGCATGAAAGGGAGAGGGCAAGACAGAGACGGAGGCTGGTGGTGGTGTTGTGTCGGCGCGTCAGCGGAGTGTGTCTGGTGCGGGAGGTGAGATAGATAGAACTCGGGTTAGCCGTAGTATATATATTCGGCTGCGTGGGGCCTTTAGGTGGGCTTTGCCTTACTGGTGCGCGCCTGCGTAGCAGCTTAGTGGGCCGAGGATACGGGGAACAGGGACGGGGGACACGAAACCATCCCCATCCCCGCCAAACCCGACGGGGACCAATTTCCTACCGTTTAAATCCCCATGGGGATGAATTtagccccatccccgtcccctaataggggaattccccgcggagaatcggggatcgggtccccgttgccatcttaaGCCCAGGGGGGCCGTAGAGGTGCTTTTtgatccgtattcctcttactcgtgACGAATCGTGGCCCGTCCGGAGAGGCAAAACGTCCGGCGAGTTTCGCGAGGGAACGGACAGAGATTGCGTGCGCACTTCCCGCGGCGAGACGTTGTGGCTGATCGTGGCAGGCGCGGAGATCCAGGAGGGcgattggtttcctcgcacccgtcgcccttataaaaccaaagggttcgccccccaggtttcataccttgcatccttgcctccgcagCCACGACCGTTGCCACCAATCGCCTAGGGTTCCCCGTCTCCGCATCCCCGCCGCCGTCGAGCCCGCATCCAACcgtccccacctccaatggatccgtggtggcgttctgacatcaccttccagcgcatggagggcctcgtccgtcgCGGTCTTCTCCGCGCGCGGACCTCGActgaggagtggttgctgcccggCGAGGAGGATCTGTCGTCGTCGCCCAACGCTATGTGGTgccgttcgcccacttccatgagcgtggattAGCGACCCCCGCCCTCCCCCGCCCAcagatttcttcgggggctgctgcactactacaagatcgagttagcacctcaatcccaacggaatccagcacatggcgacgttcgtcgccctgtgcgagggattcctggggatcagaCCTCACTTCGatctgtggaggtacttcttcgccgtgaccctccagaagaagaggaagaagagcggCAGGCAGGAACTGCACATGCCGACggggtgcgccggcatccaaCTCCGGAACAACCGGGTCGGCGAGTACCTGCCGATGCGGCTGTCGACGTCCAACAAGAAGTGACATTCGCAgtggttctatctcaagaacgacgccgccgcctctctgccggagttcaccggccgcctgatcgaagaggccccggagTCATGGAGAACGTGGGGCGTTCCGGAGGATAAGAAGATCCGGGACaacatcgccgccatccacatcctgaaggagagcgGCCTGAAGGGGTCGGGCGTCATCGGGGCCTATcacacaaggagggtggcgccgttgatgatgcGCGCGCTCCTGCTGTACGCGATGGCACCCGAGGCGTCGTTCGACGGAACGGCGCTTACCGAAGGAGCGCTCCCCCACTCCGAGGTCGCgcaacgcattaaggaggcgatggagccttcgcggACGACACGGGCGCCCCCCTCGATTTCGTATACCTGGTGCCGGGACATCCTCCGATGTGGCCGGAACCAGGCCATGTCGTCTTCGTAAGTTTTCGCTCCTCATTCCtactcttcaattgatttcccaaccccttgatactaactttgagagggatgggaccagccgaggggcctcatcttcatggatcacccgGCGTCGTTGCCGAGGGATTCGTCCGTGAGGGCGGCGAATCACGCCGagggcgagcggctgaggaaggcgaaggaggacaagaggaagaagcagcagcggAAGCTGCAAGCGCGGGAGCGAAGGGAGGACACCGACAGCgacggtgatgatgatgatggagacgacgacgaggtagtcGACGACATCGAGTGGGACGACCTGGAGAACGAGGATGTGCTGACAGGTATCGGTTCGTCCTTGCAGGAgtcgggacccttcccgttccatggaggggagggcacgtCCGGGGAGCCGGCGGAGACGGGCCGTACCGTCGGCCTACCCCAGGAGCCAACAGGGGCGGGCGGCTCAGCCACCGCGcccgaggtgccagcggaggcgGGTGGCTCTACCGTCGCGCCCCAAGATCCAAGtggagcgagcccctctgcccaggagcagggaGCGGGCTCGAAACGGCCTCGCCCCGACGAGGCGGAGCAGAGGTCGGGGGCTTCGCCCCCCAAACGTATCTGCCGCCCAACGGCGATGAGGTGAGTCATcagctcctctgtttttccctgTTTTGGTctgatttcatcgtgacttatgcttttcgtctCTTGCAGCGTCGGGAGGCAACATAATCCTTTGACgctggcgccaaagaagagcgtcgcccttcaAGCGAGGCGGCAGCCGTCGGCTGGCGTCGCGCCCGTTTCGGGAGGGAGCGGCGACAGCGTGACTGTGTCGCCGGTCGGTCAGGCGCTGCCCAcggtggtgcccgtgccctcggCGGGACGGGCGGACGCGGGGGCTCAAGGGACGCCTTCGGGGGTCGCGGAGCAGCCGGCGATACCGCTGCCGACGACGAGGCGGACGGGGCTGCCGACCGTGGCGGGCGCGACGCAGCTGGTCGGGACCCCGCCGACGCAGGCGGAGGTGGTGGAGGCTGTGACGGGCGGACCGACCCGACACGCGCCATCGGCGGCCCAGGTGATGGCATCTGGCGTGGGCCGGACGGAGGGAGACGCGACCGAGGTGTCCCCGGAGGTCGTGGTGTTGGGAGAGGAGTCAGCGTCCGTACCGATGACCCCTTCCGTCGTCAGAGGGAGTGTCCCGACGGGGACGTCATGGAGAGAAGGGTCGGCGGCGATCGGAGCCGGCGGGGAGCCGTCCCTAGCCCTGACGTCGGTGGGTAGCGACTCGTCTGCGCGGGGCGAACACCTGCTTCGGTGGGCGAGTCCGAAGGATCTGACGTCGACGCTCTTCACTCTCGACAACGCCGCAGAGAGCATGGATCGGGAGAGCCTCAACGTGGGGGTCGCGTCCGTGCTCGAAGCCCTAGACCACGCCCAAGGTGCCTTGCGCGACGTTGTCGTTCCCTCCGGCCAGGTATTCGCATTCGCTTGACCCTGCTTCTcactcttttctttctctatatagtttttgtattctgaccatcgtctcctttcagtcccttatcgctcgcagccggggaagtctcggttccttcgtgagcagaaggaaacctaggaccgcCACGTCAAGGAGGCGCGGCTGCGCAGGGAGGTGACCGCTCAGCTTGTTGCCGCccagcagagggtggccgagctgactcccctcgccGAGGAGGCGGACAGTCTTCGGTCGCGGATGGTCGAGGCCCGTCGGCATGCCGACGAGGCCGAGAGGGCGTTCGAAGCCCTGTCGGCGAGATCGCggaaggatgacgaggaggccgccaaggtcaggaaggagcgggacgagctgctccGGAAGGATGCCGTGACCCGCCCGCGGATCCTCGCCCTTCtggccgaggttgagaaggaaagggagctgaagCTGGGGGCCGAAGAGAAGCTTGCGACCCTGGAGAAGAGGGCGAGTCTGGATGCCGCGGCGGTCGCCCGGCtacgcaaggagcg
This region includes:
- the LOC136495718 gene encoding uncharacterized protein — translated: MDHPASLPRDSSVRAANHAEGERLRKAKEDKRKKQQRKLQARERREDTDSDGDDDDGDDDEVVDDIEWDDLENEDVLTGIGSSLQESGPFPFHGGEGTSGEPAETGRTVGLPQEPTGAGGSATAPEVPAEAGGSTVAPQDPSGASPSAQEQGAGSKRPRPDEAEQRSGASPPKRICRPTAMSVGRQHNPLTLAPKKSVALQARRQPSAGVAPVSGGSGDSVTVSPVGQALPTVVPVPSAGRADAGAQGTPSGVAEQPAIPLPTTRRTGLPTVAGATQLVGTPPTQAEVVEAVTGGPTRHAPSAAQVMASGVGRTEGDATEVSPEVVVLGEESASVPMTPSVVRGSVPTGTSWREGSAAIGAGGEPSLALTSVGSDSSARGEHLLRWASPKDLTSTLFTLDNAAESMDRESLNVGVASVLEALDHAQGALRDVVVPSGQDRHVKEARLRREVTAQLVAAQQRVAELTPLAEEADSLRSRMVEARRHADEAERAFEALSARSRKDDEEAAKVRKERDELLRKDAVTRPRILALLAEVEKERELKLGAEEKLATLEKRASLDAAAVARLRKERDELLQTAERHRSEHGAAREERDQACQERNNAQQKVGSLQAKLGSTTTQKLEAESVSVGLAVDLAEARRNLQAESDELGILSAALGVACDDLAVVRSEGISSLAARAVEITARVRQLERNALRAGVNQSLAIARSHYEDSIDLEAMSHGFAPGYEAHELDEMETAVAPLSQDLADRIESIVLPRRA